The proteins below are encoded in one region of Maribacter aestuarii:
- a CDS encoding TIGR02757 family protein: MTRTELKDFLEAKVITYNNPRFIESDPLQIPHLFSKKEDIEISAFLTATIAWGNRKSIINNAKKLMNLFDNAPYDFVINHTESDLENLHGFVHRTFNHEDLSYFIRSLQNIYQNHNGLESIFTKHQEAQTLQPAISEFKHIFFELDHQKRTTKHISDPLKGSAAKRINMFLRWMVRENNNNVDFGLWKGISASKLSCPLDVHSGNVARKLKLLKRSQNDSKALAELDKNLRKLDAKDPVKYDFALFGLGVFEKF, from the coding sequence ATGACACGAACAGAATTAAAGGATTTTTTAGAGGCAAAGGTTATTACTTATAACAATCCGAGGTTTATAGAATCTGACCCCTTACAAATTCCCCATCTTTTCTCTAAAAAAGAAGATATAGAAATCAGTGCTTTTCTCACGGCGACCATAGCTTGGGGTAACAGAAAAAGCATCATTAACAATGCAAAAAAGTTAATGAACTTATTCGATAATGCTCCGTACGATTTCGTAATTAATCATACAGAAAGCGATTTAGAAAATTTACATGGCTTTGTTCATAGGACCTTTAATCATGAAGATTTGTCCTATTTTATTCGCAGCCTTCAAAACATCTATCAGAACCACAATGGGTTAGAGTCCATCTTTACAAAACATCAGGAAGCGCAAACCCTTCAGCCGGCCATATCTGAGTTTAAACACATATTTTTTGAGTTGGACCATCAAAAAAGAACCACTAAACATATTTCAGACCCCCTCAAGGGTTCTGCCGCCAAGCGTATCAATATGTTTTTGAGATGGATGGTACGTGAGAATAACAACAATGTAGATTTTGGTCTATGGAAAGGTATAAGTGCTTCTAAACTTTCCTGCCCCTTGGATGTGCATTCCGGTAATGTGGCCCGAAAATTGAAATTGCTCAAACGGAGTCAAAATGACTCAAAGGCATTAGCAGAACTGGATAAAAATTTACGCAAACTAGACGCTAAAGACCCTGTAAAATATGATTTCGCGTTGTTCGGTTTAGGGGTCTTTGAAAAGTTTTAG
- a CDS encoding S10 family peptidase, giving the protein MNRYAICLFLWLPLNLLAQERKLPIDTVITTQHSVTINGNAMNYTAQTGTQPVWDDMGQPIASLHYTYYTRNNVKDRASRPLLISFNGGPGSGSVWMHLAYTGPRVLKIDDEGYPIQPYGVKENPFSVLDVTDIVYVNPANTGYSRTIPESGKEVDREKFFGINADIKYLAEWLNTFVTRNNRWRSPKYIIGESYGGTRVMGLSLALQNQQWMYLNGVIMVSPADYKVIRVGGPVSEALRLPYYTAAAWHHKALPAELQNKDLLEVLPESEEYTINTLIPAIAKGGFISDAERQAAAKKMAYYSGLKEKDILDQNLSVPTSFFWKNLLKEKGGYTIGRLDSRYLGIDKQLFGERPDYNSEITSWLHSFTPAINYYLQEELNFKTDIKYNMFGPVRPWNNDDDNTRDDLRQAMAQNPYLNVMVQSGYYDGATTYFNAKYTMWQIDPSGRMKDRFSFKGYRSGHMMYLRRDDLKNANDDIRDFIARTSTNGKSAKY; this is encoded by the coding sequence ATGAACAGATACGCAATTTGTCTTTTTTTATGGCTTCCCTTAAATTTATTGGCTCAGGAACGTAAGCTCCCAATTGATACCGTAATTACCACTCAACATAGTGTTACCATAAATGGTAATGCCATGAATTACACAGCACAAACGGGAACGCAACCTGTTTGGGATGACATGGGACAACCCATTGCTTCTCTTCATTATACCTACTATACCAGAAACAACGTAAAAGACAGGGCGTCTCGCCCACTATTGATATCATTTAACGGCGGTCCAGGTTCCGGGTCCGTATGGATGCATTTGGCTTATACCGGTCCCAGGGTCTTAAAAATAGATGATGAAGGCTATCCTATTCAACCCTATGGAGTAAAAGAGAATCCCTTTTCAGTTTTGGATGTCACGGACATTGTATATGTGAATCCGGCTAACACCGGATATTCCAGAACAATTCCAGAGTCTGGAAAGGAGGTTGACCGTGAAAAGTTCTTCGGTATCAATGCGGATATTAAGTATTTGGCCGAATGGCTGAACACTTTTGTCACACGGAATAATAGATGGCGCTCGCCAAAGTATATCATCGGAGAGAGCTATGGAGGTACAAGGGTAATGGGTCTATCATTAGCTTTACAGAATCAACAATGGATGTATCTGAATGGTGTAATCATGGTTTCCCCGGCCGACTATAAGGTTATTAGGGTTGGAGGACCCGTTTCCGAAGCGCTTCGCCTACCCTATTATACCGCCGCTGCTTGGCACCATAAAGCGCTACCGGCCGAGCTTCAGAATAAGGACTTACTGGAAGTGCTTCCTGAATCCGAAGAGTACACGATAAATACGCTTATTCCTGCCATAGCTAAAGGTGGTTTTATTTCAGACGCTGAGAGACAGGCTGCAGCTAAAAAGATGGCCTACTATTCGGGTCTTAAGGAAAAAGACATTCTAGACCAGAATCTTTCTGTTCCTACTTCCTTTTTCTGGAAAAACCTTTTAAAGGAAAAAGGTGGGTACACCATAGGTAGATTGGATTCCAGATATCTGGGTATTGATAAACAACTTTTTGGAGAGCGACCAGATTACAATTCGGAGATAACTTCATGGCTCCACAGTTTTACACCTGCAATCAATTATTACCTTCAGGAAGAATTAAACTTTAAAACAGACATCAAATATAACATGTTCGGGCCTGTTCGCCCTTGGAATAATGATGATGATAACACAAGGGATGATTTAAGGCAGGCCATGGCTCAAAACCCTTACTTGAACGTTATGGTGCAATCTGGGTATTATGATGGTGCCACTACCTATTTTAATGCCAAGTACACCATGTGGCAGATAGACCCCAGTGGAAGAATGAAGGATAGGTTCAGCTTTAAGGGATACCGTTCTGGCCATATGATGTATTTGAGACGCGACGATCTCAAAAATGCCAATGATGATATTCGGGATTTTATAGCTAGAACGTCGACCAACGGAAAGAGTGCTAAATACTAA
- a CDS encoding ABC transporter ATP-binding protein: protein MIKASNIHKYYGNLEVLKGVDLHIKNGEIVSIVGASGAGKTTLLQILGTLDVQSNKEDSSLIINDTEITQLSDKELARFRNEHIGFIFQFHQLLPEFTALENVCLPAFIKKTPKKDAEKRAMELLDFLGLTERYHHKPAELSGGEQQRVAVARALINNPSIIFADEPSGNLDSESADRLHNLFFELRKSFGQTFVIVTHNEELAEMADRMLTMVDGKITDQEVLAS from the coding sequence ATGATAAAAGCCTCAAATATTCATAAATACTACGGAAACCTAGAAGTATTAAAGGGAGTTGACCTACATATCAAAAATGGAGAAATAGTTTCTATAGTTGGGGCTTCAGGAGCTGGTAAAACTACATTATTACAAATTTTGGGAACTTTGGACGTGCAATCCAACAAGGAGGATAGCAGTCTTATTATTAACGATACTGAAATAACCCAGCTTTCCGATAAGGAATTGGCAAGATTCAGAAATGAACATATCGGTTTTATTTTTCAGTTTCATCAACTATTACCAGAGTTTACGGCTTTGGAAAATGTATGCCTGCCGGCGTTCATAAAAAAGACTCCAAAAAAAGATGCTGAGAAAAGGGCGATGGAATTATTAGATTTTCTTGGATTAACGGAAAGGTATCATCATAAACCAGCAGAGCTATCTGGTGGAGAGCAACAACGTGTTGCCGTAGCCCGTGCACTAATTAACAATCCATCTATCATATTTGCCGATGAGCCCAGCGGTAATCTAGATTCGGAAAGCGCGGATAGGCTGCACAATTTATTTTTTGAATTGCGTAAATCTTTCGGACAGACTTTTGTCATTGTCACCCATAACGAAGAATTAGCGGAAATGGCCGATAGAATGCTGACCATGGTGGACGGAAAAATTACAGACCAAGAAGTACTTGCCTCCTAA
- a CDS encoding YybH family protein, translating to MKSLVSLLFLILFLSCNSGNDEISDREEITSILLKQQEAWSNYNLEGFMEGYWRSDSLKFYSGGNLNKGWQNTLDNYKLRYPTKAQSGKLEFKIADIAQINESAYWVMGEYHLTREIGDAKGTFLIIFKRINGKWKIVADSSC from the coding sequence ATGAAATCCTTAGTATCCCTTTTATTTTTAATACTGTTCCTCTCTTGTAATTCAGGCAACGATGAAATTAGTGATAGGGAAGAAATCACATCAATACTATTAAAGCAACAAGAAGCCTGGTCCAATTATAATCTTGAGGGATTTATGGAGGGTTATTGGCGTTCCGATTCCTTAAAATTTTACAGCGGAGGTAATCTGAATAAAGGATGGCAAAATACTTTGGATAATTATAAGCTCAGATACCCTACAAAGGCACAATCCGGCAAGCTAGAGTTTAAAATAGCGGATATAGCGCAAATTAATGAAAGTGCATACTGGGTAATGGGAGAGTACCACCTTACCCGTGAAATCGGAGATGCAAAAGGTACTTTTCTAATTATTTTTAAAAGGATTAACGGCAAATGGAAGATTGTGGCCGATTCTTCCTGTTGA
- a CDS encoding fasciclin domain-containing protein, with the protein MKNLKTLSVLFIATMVMSCGETKKESKEAMESAEEQMEEVVDEVMEMPTIVSVASGDERFTTLVTAVDAAGLVETLNGEGPFTVFAPTNDAFGKLPEGTVNTLLEPENKEKLGGILTYHVVSGSYNAASVIEAIQGNDGTFEVETVNGGKLTLSLRDGSVLLTDANGGTATVILADVMAANGIIHAIDSVVMPKS; encoded by the coding sequence ATGAAAAACTTAAAAACACTATCAGTATTATTTATTGCCACAATGGTTATGAGTTGTGGAGAAACTAAAAAAGAAAGTAAAGAAGCAATGGAATCTGCAGAGGAGCAAATGGAAGAAGTTGTGGATGAAGTAATGGAAATGCCAACAATTGTTAGCGTAGCTTCTGGAGACGAAAGATTTACAACATTGGTTACCGCTGTTGATGCTGCCGGATTAGTAGAGACCTTGAACGGAGAAGGACCATTTACGGTATTTGCCCCGACTAATGACGCCTTTGGTAAATTACCAGAAGGGACAGTTAATACCTTGTTGGAACCAGAAAACAAGGAGAAGCTTGGAGGAATATTAACATATCATGTGGTATCCGGTTCTTATAATGCAGCTTCCGTAATTGAAGCTATACAAGGGAATGATGGAACATTTGAAGTAGAAACAGTAAATGGTGGAAAACTTACGCTTTCATTGCGCGACGGCAGTGTTTTATTAACCGACGCAAATGGAGGAACTGCGACTGTAATATTGGCCGATGTTATGGCGGCCAATGGTATTATTCATGCGATTGATTCCGTTGTGATGCCGAAGTCATAA
- a CDS encoding Gfo/Idh/MocA family protein encodes MKRRDFNQLLSKGLIGSGLIGPIAFAKTGSATGLEKKLGIALVGLGSYSTYQLAPALMDTEHCYLAGIVTGTKEKEKIWKEKYSIPERNIYNYENFDTIADNDDIDIVYVVLPNSMHSDFSIRAAKAGKHVICEKPMAVSVAECDAIIDACEKAKVKLSVGYRMQSDPYTNEVKKHIREKTFGEPLFVSSDAGYISRGNPNQWRLNQDLSGGGALVNMGVYSIQTSIYGTGSNPISVSAQEFSTRPEYFKDTDETITAQFEFPNGAAGHMFTSHNANGNRLKVHCSDGWFELDPAHSYGPISGRTSKGNVISFPHRSQQALQMDDFAKHILTGSTNVAPGAMGKRDMIIVEAIYKSIKKDGAKQILDLGTMGIVT; translated from the coding sequence ATGAAAAGAAGGGATTTTAATCAGCTGTTATCCAAAGGACTAATTGGTTCAGGTTTAATCGGGCCTATTGCCTTTGCAAAAACGGGAAGCGCAACTGGTCTAGAAAAAAAACTAGGAATTGCATTAGTGGGTTTGGGTAGTTACAGCACATATCAGTTAGCCCCTGCGCTTATGGACACGGAACATTGTTATTTGGCCGGTATTGTAACCGGAACTAAGGAAAAAGAAAAGATTTGGAAAGAAAAGTATAGCATACCGGAGCGTAATATCTACAACTACGAAAATTTTGATACCATAGCCGATAATGATGATATTGATATTGTTTATGTTGTTCTACCTAACAGTATGCATTCAGATTTTAGTATAAGAGCTGCAAAGGCAGGGAAGCACGTTATATGTGAGAAGCCCATGGCGGTAAGCGTTGCGGAATGTGACGCAATTATTGATGCATGCGAGAAAGCAAAGGTAAAATTAAGTGTAGGCTATCGTATGCAGTCCGACCCTTACACTAATGAAGTCAAAAAGCACATAAGGGAAAAAACTTTTGGAGAACCGTTGTTTGTTTCTTCGGATGCCGGATATATATCTAGGGGTAATCCAAATCAATGGCGATTAAATCAAGACTTATCTGGGGGAGGAGCCTTGGTCAACATGGGAGTTTATTCCATACAAACTTCTATTTATGGTACCGGCTCGAATCCTATTTCGGTTAGTGCGCAAGAGTTTAGCACAAGGCCTGAATATTTTAAGGATACCGATGAAACCATTACCGCTCAATTTGAATTTCCTAATGGTGCTGCTGGGCACATGTTCACATCCCACAACGCTAACGGCAACAGGCTTAAAGTTCATTGTAGCGATGGTTGGTTTGAACTTGATCCCGCCCATAGTTATGGGCCGATTAGTGGAAGAACATCCAAAGGTAATGTCATAAGTTTTCCACACCGAAGTCAGCAGGCATTGCAAATGGATGACTTTGCTAAACATATCTTAACCGGATCAACTAACGTAGCCCCTGGAGCAATGGGGAAAAGGGATATGATTATTGTAGAGGCTATCTATAAGTCGATAAAAAAAGACGGTGCAAAGCAGATTTTGGATTTGGGCACCATGGGAATAGTTACCTAA
- a CDS encoding CPBP family intramembrane glutamic endopeptidase: protein MLNKILAFIISPIYLKDQNKDFKYRSSLVFKLVVYSVVINVVLGLLIGTLESVFGMDLGKHAIDDFFKRYSLIFIFFAAVIIAPVVEELIFRGPMVWFKNKPYFPLIFYILTLVFGFYHITNFEITFTIIVLSPILVAPQIIVGSLLGYVRVKFGLLWAIAFHASYNLILLGPLILVKMLKIPLE, encoded by the coding sequence ATGTTGAATAAAATTTTGGCGTTCATAATAAGCCCTATCTACTTAAAAGACCAAAATAAGGATTTCAAGTATCGCTCCTCCTTAGTATTTAAACTGGTAGTGTACTCCGTTGTTATCAACGTTGTACTGGGGCTGTTGATAGGAACCTTAGAGTCCGTATTTGGAATGGATTTGGGAAAGCATGCTATTGATGATTTCTTTAAAAGGTATTCCCTTATTTTCATATTTTTTGCCGCCGTAATCATAGCTCCGGTTGTTGAAGAACTAATATTCAGAGGGCCTATGGTATGGTTCAAGAATAAACCTTATTTTCCTCTCATCTTTTACATTTTGACGTTAGTTTTTGGTTTCTACCACATTACCAATTTCGAAATAACGTTTACCATCATTGTATTGTCCCCAATATTGGTCGCTCCCCAAATAATAGTAGGCAGTTTATTGGGTTATGTTAGAGTGAAATTTGGACTACTTTGGGCCATCGCTTTTCATGCCAGTTATAACCTTATTCTTTTAGGACCGTTGATTCTAGTAAAAATGTTGAAAATTCCATTGGAATGA
- the folE gene encoding GTP cyclohydrolase I FolE produces MSPYRNLEEYNLEITDEVRNRYSSIIDEIGEDIAREGLVKTPERAAKAMLFLTQGYKQDAVEILQGAMFKEDYDDMVIIKDIELYSLCEHHMLPFFGKAHIAYIPNGHIVGLSKIPRVVDVFARRLQVQERLTHDILECINTTLKPKGVAVVIEASHMCMMMRGVQKQNSVTTTSGFRGQFEKIETRNEFLKLISSNLS; encoded by the coding sequence ATGTCCCCATATAGAAATTTAGAGGAGTACAATTTAGAGATTACGGATGAGGTCAGAAACAGATATTCGTCAATTATTGATGAGATTGGAGAAGACATAGCCCGAGAAGGCTTGGTCAAAACCCCGGAAAGAGCGGCGAAGGCCATGTTATTCCTAACCCAAGGCTACAAGCAAGATGCCGTTGAAATCCTTCAAGGTGCCATGTTCAAGGAGGATTATGACGATATGGTTATTATAAAGGATATTGAACTCTATTCTTTGTGTGAGCACCACATGCTTCCATTTTTTGGAAAAGCACACATCGCCTACATACCAAACGGACATATTGTTGGGCTCAGTAAAATACCCAGGGTAGTAGACGTTTTTGCGCGAAGATTGCAAGTACAGGAACGTTTAACCCATGATATATTAGAATGTATCAACACTACGTTGAAGCCTAAAGGTGTAGCCGTTGTAATTGAGGCTTCACACATGTGTATGATGATGCGTGGTGTTCAGAAGCAAAATTCGGTCACTACGACATCCGGATTTAGGGGTCAGTTCGAGAAGATTGAAACTCGTAACGAGTTCTTAAAATTGATCAGTTCAAATCTCTCTTAA
- a CDS encoding phytanoyl-CoA dioxygenase family protein has product MLVKDLAEYHGPVSDLFKLPKTKDEWEPYRLTQEQVQHFHENGYVSGIKMLDETQIEQLKREMEEIIDPHHPAHHLFYEFHSNESSDSDAILFHSLGHWRITEAFHDILWNPAFIMAAHQLLENKPVRFWHDQLFYKPAKHGGVVAWHQDYSYWTRTVAMQHLTCWTGLDDANQENGCLHYIPKSHKWGLLNAPELAGNMNGIMDYLTDEQKEKFTPVPIELKKGYATFHHPLLVHGSYENKSDKPRRAFVLNVFADGTISNTDDELLKGVPPIPKGKKMEGKFFPLLFE; this is encoded by the coding sequence ATGTTGGTAAAAGATTTAGCGGAATACCATGGCCCGGTCTCCGACCTTTTTAAGTTACCTAAAACGAAAGATGAGTGGGAACCTTATAGGCTTACGCAGGAGCAGGTGCAACATTTTCATGAGAACGGGTATGTAAGTGGCATAAAAATGTTGGATGAAACTCAAATTGAACAATTAAAACGAGAAATGGAGGAAATTATAGACCCTCATCATCCTGCCCATCATCTATTCTATGAATTTCACAGTAATGAATCTAGTGATTCGGATGCTATTCTGTTCCACTCTTTAGGGCATTGGAGAATAACCGAAGCGTTTCATGATATTCTTTGGAATCCAGCCTTTATTATGGCTGCCCATCAACTTTTGGAAAATAAACCTGTACGTTTTTGGCATGACCAACTATTTTATAAACCTGCAAAACATGGTGGGGTAGTGGCATGGCATCAAGATTATTCATACTGGACTAGAACCGTAGCTATGCAGCATTTGACTTGTTGGACAGGTTTGGATGATGCCAACCAAGAAAATGGTTGCCTGCATTACATACCAAAAAGTCATAAATGGGGCCTTCTTAATGCTCCTGAACTGGCAGGGAATATGAACGGGATTATGGATTATTTGACGGATGAGCAAAAGGAGAAGTTCACGCCCGTCCCCATTGAATTAAAAAAAGGCTATGCTACGTTTCATCATCCCTTATTGGTGCACGGATCGTATGAGAATAAATCCGACAAGCCTAGAAGGGCCTTTGTATTGAACGTGTTCGCGGACGGAACCATAAGCAATACGGACGATGAACTATTAAAAGGAGTTCCGCCTATTCCAAAAGGTAAAAAAATGGAAGGAAAATTTTTCCCCTTGCTTTTTGAATAA
- a CDS encoding M28 family metallopeptidase — protein MKKTLIIIIGLAWACNSSQKTVSSPEVQEKAPEITSETYAQTITEDELKEHLYIYASDDFEGRETGEPGQKKAVEYLKSEYQKLDVPAAKSDNDYFQIVPLEISKLPVGKLTVDNKDFLIGEHVLTFNSANSIFNEVVYVGYGIEEDEYSDYEGMDLKDKLILVKSGEPKNTDGTYKLSGTDEASIWSNMSESLSKRIQLAVDKGAKGILYYDPENFSRFKRRFDYMRTNDSGRMSLKNDKDGDFSSIFIDEAMAEAIFPNVNDDSEKKVIETEIALDFQSSNDAVESENVVAIIRGSEKPNEYLVISSHLDHIGVSASGEINNGADDDGSGTVALLEIAEAFKKAVEDGNGPKRSIVFLHVTGEEKGLLGSQYYTDVEPLFPLDQTIANLNIDMIGRIDPKREGDRNYIYLIGSDKLSTELHELSEDVNKEYTNLELDYTYNDENDPNRFYYRSDHYNFAKNNIPIIFYFNGTHDDYHRPGDTPDKINYDLLENRARLIFYTAWEIANKEQRIIADKAAK, from the coding sequence ATGAAAAAGACACTAATTATTATCATTGGGCTGGCATGGGCTTGTAATTCCTCCCAAAAAACAGTATCCAGCCCAGAAGTACAAGAAAAAGCGCCTGAAATTACATCAGAAACCTACGCGCAAACCATTACCGAAGATGAACTGAAAGAACACTTATACATCTATGCTTCAGATGATTTTGAAGGAAGGGAAACCGGTGAGCCCGGTCAAAAGAAGGCAGTAGAATATTTAAAATCGGAATACCAAAAATTAGATGTCCCTGCGGCAAAGTCGGACAATGATTATTTTCAGATTGTTCCTCTAGAGATTAGTAAGTTGCCTGTTGGGAAACTTACAGTAGATAATAAGGATTTTTTGATTGGGGAACACGTTTTGACTTTTAATTCTGCAAATTCCATTTTTAATGAAGTTGTGTACGTCGGTTACGGCATAGAGGAAGATGAATATTCTGACTATGAGGGAATGGATTTAAAAGACAAGCTAATTTTAGTAAAATCTGGAGAGCCTAAAAATACTGATGGAACATACAAACTGTCCGGAACTGATGAAGCCTCTATATGGAGTAATATGTCGGAGTCCTTAAGTAAACGCATACAGCTAGCAGTAGATAAAGGTGCCAAAGGAATTTTGTACTATGACCCAGAGAATTTTAGCCGCTTCAAAAGAAGGTTTGATTACATGAGGACCAATGACAGCGGTCGAATGAGTTTAAAAAATGACAAGGATGGTGACTTTTCCAGTATTTTTATTGATGAGGCTATGGCCGAAGCCATTTTCCCCAATGTTAATGATGATAGTGAAAAAAAAGTTATCGAAACGGAAATAGCACTAGACTTTCAAAGTTCAAATGATGCCGTGGAATCAGAAAATGTTGTAGCAATTATTAGAGGTTCCGAAAAACCAAACGAGTATTTGGTTATTTCCTCCCATTTGGACCACATTGGAGTGTCGGCAAGTGGCGAAATAAACAACGGAGCGGATGACGACGGATCAGGAACGGTTGCATTGTTGGAAATCGCGGAAGCTTTTAAAAAGGCGGTAGAAGACGGAAATGGTCCGAAGCGTTCCATCGTTTTTCTTCATGTAACCGGAGAAGAAAAAGGACTTTTAGGTTCACAATATTATACGGATGTTGAGCCTCTTTTCCCTTTGGACCAAACCATTGCCAACCTTAATATCGATATGATCGGTAGAATAGACCCGAAACGTGAAGGCGACAGAAATTATATTTATTTAATCGGGTCGGATAAGTTAAGTACAGAACTGCACGAGTTATCCGAAGACGTAAATAAAGAATACACCAATCTGGAATTGGATTATACGTACAATGATGAGAACGACCCCAATCGTTTTTACTATAGAAGTGATCACTACAATTTTGCAAAAAACAACATCCCCATAATTTTTTATTTTAATGGTACACACGACGATTATCACAGACCTGGGGATACCCCGGATAAAATTAACTATGACCTATTAGAAAATAGGGCACGTTTAATATTTTACACCGCTTGGGAAATTGCCAACAAAGAACAGCGAATTATAGCTGACAAAGCTGCAAAGTAG
- a CDS encoding SGNH/GDSL hydrolase family protein yields the protein MRTRILLFMGIVSALFGMQKGQAQDWANLGQFQEANSQIEDPAPNEDRVVFMGNSITIGWLNSRPDFFKDKPYINRGISGQTTPQMLIRFRQDVVDLKPKVVVILAGTNDIAGNTGPSTLEMIADNIKGMAEIAHANGIKVIISSTLPAYDYPWKPGLEPADKIVSLNKMLKDYAESKGHIYLDYFSAMADERNGLPKKYAADEVHPTVKGYKVMEPLVEEAINKALSQ from the coding sequence ATGAGAACTAGAATCTTATTGTTTATGGGAATTGTTTCAGCTTTATTTGGGATGCAAAAAGGTCAAGCACAGGACTGGGCCAATCTAGGACAGTTTCAAGAAGCCAACAGCCAAATCGAAGACCCAGCTCCTAATGAAGACCGGGTTGTTTTTATGGGTAATTCCATTACTATTGGATGGCTAAATTCGCGTCCCGATTTTTTTAAAGACAAGCCTTATATCAATAGAGGAATTAGCGGACAAACCACACCACAGATGCTTATAAGGTTTCGCCAAGACGTAGTAGACCTGAAACCAAAAGTAGTTGTGATTCTTGCGGGCACTAACGATATTGCGGGCAACACAGGTCCGTCTACATTGGAGATGATTGCCGATAACATTAAAGGCATGGCCGAAATTGCCCATGCAAACGGAATTAAGGTAATTATATCATCTACCCTGCCGGCTTATGATTATCCTTGGAAACCAGGTTTGGAACCTGCCGATAAAATCGTTTCACTGAATAAAATGCTAAAGGATTATGCCGAGTCCAAAGGTCACATTTATTTGGATTATTTCTCGGCCATGGCAGATGAGAGAAACGGGCTACCTAAAAAATATGCAGCAGATGAAGTACACCCCACTGTGAAAGGTTATAAGGTCATGGAACCTTTAGTGGAAGAAGCAATCAATAAAGCACTAAGTCAATAA
- a CDS encoding type 1 periplasmic binding fold superfamily protein: MKTMFNLSNSLHLKSLFLLSIMGLMLTSCSSDDDNPDPVDEEEVITTMNVNLVATGAGTVTLQSQDLDGDGPNAPQVTISGNLTANTTYAGSIELLNETETPAEDITEEVEEEDEEHQFFFNTSGALTGFTYADQDGNGNPVGIEFTLDTGDAGSGSLQITLRHEPKKPNDGSLADAGGETDIAQTFNLTVE; this comes from the coding sequence ATGAAAACAATGTTCAATTTATCAAATTCATTACACTTAAAATCCCTGTTCCTTTTGTCAATTATGGGGCTTATGCTCACTTCCTGCTCCAGTGACGATGACAATCCAGACCCAGTGGATGAAGAAGAAGTTATCACAACAATGAACGTGAACTTGGTTGCCACGGGAGCTGGTACCGTTACTCTTCAATCTCAAGACTTGGACGGTGATGGGCCCAATGCCCCACAAGTAACCATATCAGGAAATCTGACGGCTAACACCACTTATGCCGGAAGTATTGAGTTGTTAAATGAGACAGAAACCCCCGCTGAAGATATTACTGAAGAAGTTGAAGAGGAGGACGAAGAGCACCAATTCTTTTTTAATACAAGCGGCGCTTTGACGGGATTCACCTATGCTGATCAGGATGGAAATGGAAACCCGGTAGGTATAGAATTTACCTTGGATACTGGAGATGCAGGTAGCGGTTCCCTACAGATTACACTACGCCATGAACCTAAAAAACCAAATGACGGTTCATTGGCAGACGCAGGTGGTGAAACTGACATTGCACAAACATTTAATTTAACCGTAGAATAA